A part of Streptomyces sp. NBC_01451 genomic DNA contains:
- a CDS encoding TIGR04222 domain-containing membrane protein, producing the protein MFWSFLLLLAWIAAGTACIRLCLAAVHAAAVDPDAGPGGRGRELTLYEAAFLSGGPARVADLTLVSMARQRRLLLAHTGWATVVDPSGRDEMERSVIGAIGPEGQSRIAPVRTAAAGTEAVRRLADRLVAAGLAVPDGARRGIAFAVRQVRAAALAVVALGAVALLVPGRGAVPRDLVALWFALPLVLTLSCLAIARIEVHPYSRWASPAGQRLLTALTRRTRTADPQDAGDERTYLTSVAVLGVRAVDEPDLRAAFAHREP; encoded by the coding sequence ATGTTCTGGTCCTTCCTCCTGCTGCTGGCCTGGATCGCCGCCGGTACGGCATGCATCCGGCTGTGCCTGGCGGCCGTCCACGCGGCTGCCGTCGATCCGGACGCCGGCCCCGGCGGACGCGGACGCGAACTGACCCTGTACGAGGCCGCGTTCCTGTCCGGCGGACCGGCGCGGGTCGCCGATCTCACGCTGGTGTCGATGGCCCGCCAACGGCGGCTGCTGCTCGCCCACACCGGCTGGGCGACCGTCGTGGACCCGAGCGGGCGCGACGAGATGGAACGGTCGGTGATAGGCGCCATCGGGCCGGAGGGCCAGTCGCGCATCGCTCCGGTGCGGACGGCCGCGGCCGGCACGGAAGCCGTACGGAGGCTCGCGGACCGGCTCGTCGCGGCGGGCCTGGCCGTGCCCGACGGCGCCCGGCGCGGAATCGCGTTCGCGGTCCGTCAGGTACGGGCCGCCGCGCTGGCCGTCGTCGCGCTGGGCGCGGTGGCCCTGCTGGTGCCGGGGCGGGGTGCCGTACCGCGCGACCTGGTCGCCCTCTGGTTCGCGCTCCCCCTCGTCCTCACCCTGAGCTGCCTCGCCATCGCCCGGATCGAGGTCCACCCGTACTCGCGCTGGGCGTCACCGGCCGGACAGCGGCTGCTCACCGCCCTGACCCGGCGGACCAGGACCGCCGATCCTCAGGACGCCGGCGACGAACGCACGTACCTCACCTCCGTCGCCGTACTCGGGGTCCGCGCGGTCGACGAGCCCGATCTGCGCGCCGCCTTCGCGCACCGGGAGCCGTAG
- a CDS encoding DUF4142 domain-containing protein has product MRSIQRPGLGGTGLLVAGLAATLVALIFPVWSYTDRSGTGVDVLNAQTVSTRFGPLSALDRDFLTKVRLAGLWELPAGQQAQERGTTEAVRIAGRHLIEGHTFLDERVRDVASRLSFELPNQPSEQQREWLGTMDAAQGEDFDREFANLLRMAHGKVFSVVAQVRASTRNSLVRTLADDANRTVLDHIQVLEATGYVDFDALAQDMAAASTPPLTNSPAPPGPTTAPASAVPVTPSPAATYPLPPPATSPPPSPTEPAETT; this is encoded by the coding sequence ATGCGATCCATCCAACGTCCCGGACTCGGCGGTACCGGGCTCCTCGTCGCGGGTCTGGCGGCGACCCTCGTGGCACTGATCTTCCCGGTGTGGTCGTACACGGACCGCTCCGGAACCGGTGTGGACGTACTCAACGCGCAGACCGTGTCGACACGGTTCGGTCCGCTGTCCGCGCTCGACCGCGACTTCCTCACCAAGGTCCGGCTGGCCGGACTGTGGGAGCTGCCCGCCGGTCAGCAGGCCCAGGAACGCGGCACCACCGAGGCCGTACGGATCGCGGGCCGGCATCTGATCGAGGGGCACACGTTCCTGGACGAGCGGGTTCGGGACGTGGCCTCGCGGCTCAGCTTCGAACTGCCCAACCAGCCGAGCGAGCAGCAGCGCGAGTGGCTCGGCACCATGGACGCGGCCCAGGGCGAGGACTTCGACCGTGAGTTCGCCAACCTGCTGCGGATGGCGCACGGCAAGGTGTTCTCCGTCGTCGCGCAGGTCCGCGCGAGCACCCGCAACTCCCTGGTCCGCACCCTCGCCGACGACGCCAACAGGACCGTCCTCGACCACATCCAGGTCCTGGAGGCCACGGGATACGTCGACTTCGACGCCCTCGCCCAGGACATGGCCGCCGCGAGCACCCCGCCGCTCACCAACTCCCCGGCCCCGCCCGGCCCGACGACCGCCCCCGCGTCCGCCGTACCGGTGACACCCTCGCCGGCCGCGACCTATCCCCTGCCGCCTCCGGCGACGAGCCCGCCACCGAGCCCGACGGAGCCCGCCGAGACGACCTGA
- a CDS encoding DUF3000 domain-containing protein: MAAAQGRLSDGTGGMDDAKEGDRDAMDAAPLPFRAAVDALRTARLRPQIEIEPTRAPQRLAPFAYALEAAVVDGEEDLADGRLVLLHDPAGHDAWQGSFRLVTLVRAELEPEMAADPLLPDVCWSWLTGALQARGLSYGEASGTVTRASSHYFGGMSERPAASQIEIRASWTPREGLGGVPDTASHLASWCDLLAQIAGLPPAGPGDASVVTLPQRRGPQSR, translated from the coding sequence ATGGCTGCGGCTCAGGGACGACTGTCGGACGGCACTGGCGGAATGGACGACGCGAAGGAGGGGGACCGGGACGCGATGGATGCTGCTCCGTTGCCCTTCCGGGCCGCTGTCGACGCGTTGCGGACCGCGCGGCTGAGGCCGCAGATCGAGATCGAGCCGACGCGGGCGCCCCAGCGCCTGGCGCCGTTCGCGTACGCGCTGGAGGCGGCGGTCGTCGACGGCGAGGAGGATCTGGCCGACGGCCGGCTCGTCCTGCTGCACGACCCGGCCGGGCACGACGCCTGGCAGGGCTCCTTCCGGCTGGTGACGCTGGTGCGCGCCGAACTGGAGCCGGAGATGGCCGCCGACCCGCTGCTGCCTGACGTGTGCTGGTCCTGGCTGACCGGGGCGCTCCAGGCGCGCGGGCTGTCGTACGGCGAGGCCAGCGGCACGGTCACGCGCGCGAGTTCGCACTACTTCGGCGGGATGTCGGAGCGGCCCGCCGCCTCCCAGATCGAGATCCGTGCCTCCTGGACGCCCCGTGAGGGCCTCGGCGGCGTCCCGGACACGGCGTCCCACCTCGCCTCCTGGTGCGACCTGCTCGCCCAGATCGCGGGCCTGCCGCCGGCCGGCCCCGGGGACGCATCGGTGGTGACGCTGCCGCAGCGGCGGGGGCCCCAGTCCCGCTGA
- the hemQ gene encoding hydrogen peroxide-dependent heme synthase, with protein MSDDAPTTDAARIPNKGKLAKDLNEVIRYTLWSVFKLKDVLPEDRTGFADEVQELFDQLAAKDVTVRGTYDVSGLRADADLMIWWHAETADQLQEAYNLFRRTRLGRALEPVWSNMALHRPAEFNRSHIPAFLADETPRNYISVYPFVRSYDWYLLPDEDRRRMLADHGKMARGYPDVRANTVASFSLGDYEWLLAFEADELYRIVDLMRHLRASEARMHVREEVPFYTGRRKSVAELVEGLA; from the coding sequence ATGAGTGACGACGCCCCCACCACCGACGCGGCCCGCATCCCCAACAAGGGCAAGCTGGCCAAGGACCTCAACGAGGTCATCCGCTACACCCTGTGGTCCGTCTTCAAGCTGAAGGACGTCCTGCCCGAGGACCGCACGGGCTTCGCCGACGAGGTCCAGGAGCTCTTCGACCAGCTCGCCGCGAAGGACGTGACCGTCCGCGGCACGTACGACGTCTCGGGGCTGCGCGCCGACGCCGACCTGATGATCTGGTGGCACGCCGAGACGGCCGACCAGCTCCAGGAGGCGTACAACCTCTTCCGCCGCACCAGGCTGGGCCGCGCGCTGGAGCCGGTGTGGTCGAACATGGCGCTGCACCGCCCCGCCGAGTTCAACCGCTCGCACATCCCCGCGTTCCTGGCCGACGAGACGCCCCGGAACTACATCAGCGTCTACCCGTTCGTGCGCTCGTACGACTGGTACCTGCTGCCCGACGAGGACCGTCGCCGGATGCTCGCCGACCACGGCAAGATGGCCCGCGGCTACCCGGACGTGCGCGCCAACACGGTCGCCTCGTTCTCCCTCGGCGACTACGAGTGGCTGCTGGCCTTCGAGGCCGACGAGCTGTACCGCATCGTCGACCTCATGCGCCACCTCCGCGCCTCCGAGGCCCGTATGCACGTCCGCGAGGAGGTCCCCTTCTACACGGGCCGCCGCAAGTCGGTTGCCGAACTGGTCGAAGGGCTTGCCTGA
- a CDS encoding DUF4349 domain-containing protein has protein sequence MNTLRTTHARPVQALAGLLLAAALALTGCSGMGADSGTTSDSKGGADKADSGALQEEAGSEGKPGAQASAAPQAAVGPHIIRTVSVSVQVKDVSKALTKVRTVTANAGGFVGSETTTLDEEEGGENTDVVLRVPVAEYEKVLKDLEGTGKLLHREAEAKDVTEQVVDVESRIITQRASVNRIRELMDKATKLSDVVTLEGELSRRQADLESLLARQSSLKDRTSLATINLSLSETPPKESDENDDPGVLDALAGGWHAFVSMLRWIVVAIAAVLPFAAVAALLVFAWLRFARPRREHHRAPVTAAGPAPTTSLPTAPPMPSKGPDED, from the coding sequence ATGAACACCCTGCGCACAACCCATGCACGTCCTGTTCAGGCCCTGGCGGGCCTCCTCCTCGCCGCGGCCCTCGCGCTCACCGGATGCAGCGGCATGGGCGCCGACTCCGGCACGACCAGCGACTCGAAGGGCGGTGCGGACAAGGCCGACTCGGGCGCCCTGCAGGAAGAGGCCGGGTCCGAGGGCAAGCCGGGCGCCCAGGCCAGTGCGGCGCCCCAGGCGGCCGTCGGCCCGCACATCATCCGTACCGTGTCCGTCTCCGTGCAGGTCAAGGACGTGTCGAAGGCCCTGACCAAGGTCCGCACCGTCACCGCGAACGCGGGCGGTTTCGTCGGCAGCGAGACGACGACCCTGGACGAGGAGGAAGGAGGCGAGAACACCGACGTCGTCCTGCGGGTGCCCGTCGCCGAGTACGAGAAGGTCCTCAAGGACCTGGAGGGCACCGGCAAGCTCCTGCACCGGGAGGCCGAGGCGAAGGACGTCACCGAGCAGGTCGTCGACGTGGAGAGCCGCATCATCACGCAGCGCGCCAGCGTGAACCGCATCCGTGAGCTGATGGACAAGGCCACCAAGCTCTCCGACGTGGTCACCCTGGAGGGCGAGTTGAGCCGCCGTCAGGCCGACCTGGAGTCGCTGCTCGCCCGCCAGTCCTCCCTGAAGGACCGCACCTCCCTGGCCACGATCAACCTCTCCCTGTCCGAGACCCCGCCCAAGGAGTCCGACGAGAACGACGACCCGGGCGTCCTGGACGCTCTCGCGGGCGGCTGGCACGCGTTCGTGTCGATGCTGCGCTGGATCGTGGTGGCCATCGCCGCGGTGCTGCCGTTCGCGGCTGTGGCGGCCCTGCTGGTGTTCGCCTGGCTGCGCTTCGCCCGGCCCCGCCGGGAGCACCACCGCGCTCCGGTGACAGCCGCGGGCCCGGCACCGACGACGTCCCTGCCGACGGCTCCTCCGATGCCGTCGAAGGGCCCGGACGAGGACTGA
- the hemG gene encoding protoporphyrinogen oxidase, with protein sequence MSAVEARAGAGHVVVIGGGIAGLAAAHRLLDRGARVTVLEASDRVGGKLLPGEIAGARVDLGAESMLARRPEAVALAREVGLDDQLQPPATSTASIWTRGALRPFPKGHVMGVPGNASALAGVLSDEGLARIGRDADLPRTEIGDDVAVGEYVAERLGREVVDRLVEPLLGGVYAGDAYRISMRSAVPQLFEVAKKHASLTEGVRGIQARMAAAPQQGGPVFMGVQGGVGRLPLAVAESVRARGGEIVTGAPVTELRRAAGTAAAWRVVAGDRVLDADGVVVAVPTPVAAGLLRAEAPAAAAELAGVEYASMALITLAYRRADVSLPEGSGFLVPPVDGRTIKASTFASQKWGWIAEENPDLFVLRTSVGRYAETQILQRPDADMVEVSRHDLKEATGLTAAPVESRVTRWDDGLPQYPVGHHARVDRVREHIAKLPGLAVCGAAYDGVGIPACIASAYAAVDTLGPLQPPGPSEPPEADPVRNAPGGAGE encoded by the coding sequence ATGAGCGCAGTGGAGGCCCGCGCGGGTGCCGGGCATGTCGTCGTCATCGGGGGCGGGATCGCGGGTCTGGCCGCCGCCCACCGGCTGCTGGACCGGGGCGCGCGGGTCACGGTCCTGGAAGCGTCCGACCGCGTCGGCGGCAAGCTGCTGCCCGGCGAGATCGCGGGCGCGCGGGTCGATCTCGGTGCCGAGTCGATGCTCGCCCGCAGACCCGAAGCGGTCGCGCTCGCCCGCGAGGTGGGCCTCGACGACCAGCTTCAGCCGCCCGCCACCTCGACGGCCTCGATCTGGACCCGGGGCGCGCTCCGCCCGTTTCCCAAGGGGCACGTCATGGGCGTTCCCGGCAATGCCTCGGCCCTGGCCGGTGTCCTCTCGGACGAGGGTCTTGCCCGTATCGGGCGTGACGCCGACCTCCCGCGCACGGAGATCGGGGACGACGTCGCGGTGGGGGAGTACGTCGCCGAGCGCCTCGGCCGCGAGGTCGTCGACCGGCTGGTGGAACCGCTGCTGGGCGGGGTGTACGCGGGCGACGCGTACCGCATCTCGATGCGCTCGGCCGTACCCCAGCTCTTCGAGGTCGCCAAGAAGCACGCCTCCCTGACGGAGGGGGTCCGCGGCATCCAGGCCCGGATGGCCGCCGCTCCCCAGCAGGGCGGGCCGGTCTTCATGGGCGTCCAGGGCGGTGTGGGCCGACTGCCGCTCGCCGTCGCGGAGTCGGTGCGTGCGCGGGGCGGCGAGATCGTCACCGGGGCACCGGTGACCGAACTGCGCCGGGCGGCCGGGACAGCGGCGGCGTGGCGGGTCGTCGCCGGGGACCGGGTGCTCGACGCCGACGGGGTCGTCGTCGCCGTACCGACCCCGGTGGCCGCCGGACTGCTGCGCGCCGAGGCACCGGCCGCCGCCGCCGAACTCGCCGGCGTGGAGTACGCGTCGATGGCCCTGATCACCCTGGCCTACCGCCGCGCCGACGTCAGCCTCCCCGAGGGCAGCGGCTTCCTCGTCCCGCCCGTCGACGGACGCACCATCAAGGCGTCGACGTTCGCCTCCCAGAAGTGGGGCTGGATCGCCGAGGAGAACCCGGACCTCTTCGTCCTGCGCACCTCCGTGGGGCGGTACGCCGAGACGCAGATCCTCCAGCGCCCCGACGCCGACATGGTCGAGGTCTCACGCCACGACCTCAAGGAGGCGACCGGGCTGACGGCGGCGCCCGTCGAGAGCCGCGTCACCCGCTGGGACGACGGCCTGCCCCAGTACCCCGTCGGCCACCACGCGCGTGTGGACCGCGTCCGCGAACACATCGCCAAGCTCCCGGGCCTGGCCGTGTGCGGCGCGGCGTACGACGGGGTCGGCATCCCCGCCTGCATCGCGAGCGCGTACGCGGCCGTGGACACGCTCGGACCGCTTCAGCCGCCCGGACCGTCGGAGCCGCCTGAGGCCGACCCGGTGCGAAACGCGCCCGGCGGAGCGGGAGAATAG
- a CDS encoding rhomboid family intramembrane serine protease, which produces MVIPVHDVNPASRTPWVTYALIAANVLVFLSMPGTAGSVTGESGLAQLCHLQAFLDQYAAVPQELIHHQLPRLVPTGDVGIGTGGPGCVIGPPGYDKSPALSVFTAMFLHGGWLHLLGNMLFLLIFGNNIEDRLGHVRYLLFYVACGYAASYGFALLNADSGDPLIGASGAIAGVLGAYLVLFPKARVWVLVPFLVFLPLRLPAWLVLGFWFALQAVYSSGEGVTEAGTVAYAAHVVGFLAGMFLAWPLRAGTPPPPEPGRLLWGRQARHTW; this is translated from the coding sequence GTGGTCATCCCCGTCCATGACGTGAACCCCGCGAGTCGTACCCCCTGGGTCACGTACGCGCTGATCGCCGCCAACGTCCTCGTGTTCCTCTCCATGCCCGGCACAGCGGGCTCGGTGACCGGCGAGAGCGGCCTGGCACAGTTGTGCCACCTCCAGGCCTTCCTGGACCAGTACGCCGCCGTGCCACAGGAGTTGATCCACCATCAGCTGCCGCGCCTGGTGCCGACGGGCGACGTCGGCATCGGCACCGGAGGGCCGGGCTGTGTGATCGGCCCACCGGGCTACGACAAGTCGCCCGCGCTCTCCGTGTTCACCGCGATGTTCCTGCACGGCGGCTGGCTGCATCTGCTGGGCAACATGCTGTTCCTGCTGATCTTCGGCAACAACATCGAGGACCGCCTGGGACATGTGCGGTATCTGCTCTTCTACGTCGCCTGCGGCTACGCGGCGTCGTACGGCTTCGCGCTCCTCAACGCCGACTCGGGCGACCCCCTGATCGGCGCCTCCGGAGCCATCGCCGGTGTCCTGGGCGCCTATCTGGTGCTGTTCCCGAAGGCCAGGGTGTGGGTCCTGGTGCCCTTCCTGGTCTTCCTGCCGCTGCGGCTGCCCGCCTGGCTGGTGCTGGGCTTCTGGTTCGCGCTGCAGGCGGTGTACTCGTCCGGCGAGGGCGTCACCGAGGCCGGCACCGTGGCGTACGCGGCCCACGTCGTCGGCTTCCTCGCGGGCATGTTCCTCGCCTGGCCGCTCAGGGCCGGCACCCCGCCGCCGCCGGAGCCGGGCCGCCTGCTGTGGGGCAGGCAGGCACGGCACACGTGGTGA
- the hemE gene encoding uroporphyrinogen decarboxylase, whose protein sequence is MSANQSPAGQQPTATSGAVKNDAVQDSPFLKACRREPVPHTPVWFMRQAGRSLPEYRKVREGIPMLESCTRPELVTEITLQPVRRHDVDAAIYFSDIVVPLKAIGVDLDIKPGVGPVVEKPIRTRADLAQLRDLTPEDVPYVTEAIGLLTRELGATPLIGFAGAPFTLASYLVEGGPSRTYENAKAIMYGDPQLWADLLDRLADITAAFLKVQIEAGAGAVQLFDSWAGALAPADYRRSVLPASRKVFKAVEGYGVPRIHFGVGTGELLAPMSEAGVDVMGVDWRVPLDEAARRIGPGKALQGNLDPTVLFASTEAVEAKTREVLDSAKGLEGHIFNLGHGVMPNTPPDALTRLVEYVHTNTAR, encoded by the coding sequence GTGAGCGCGAACCAGAGCCCCGCGGGCCAGCAGCCGACAGCGACGTCCGGCGCCGTCAAGAACGACGCCGTGCAGGATTCCCCCTTCCTGAAGGCGTGCAGACGCGAGCCCGTGCCGCACACGCCCGTGTGGTTCATGCGCCAGGCCGGGCGTTCTCTGCCCGAGTACCGCAAGGTCCGCGAGGGCATCCCCATGCTGGAGTCCTGCACCCGACCCGAGCTGGTCACCGAGATCACGCTCCAGCCGGTGCGCCGGCACGACGTGGACGCGGCGATCTACTTCAGCGACATCGTCGTCCCGCTCAAGGCCATCGGTGTCGACCTCGACATCAAGCCCGGCGTCGGGCCGGTCGTCGAGAAGCCGATCCGCACCCGCGCCGACCTCGCCCAGCTCCGCGACCTCACCCCCGAGGACGTCCCGTACGTCACCGAGGCCATCGGCCTGCTCACCCGCGAACTCGGCGCCACCCCGCTCATCGGCTTCGCCGGCGCGCCCTTCACCCTGGCGAGCTACCTCGTCGAGGGCGGCCCGTCCCGGACGTACGAGAACGCCAAGGCGATCATGTACGGCGACCCGCAGCTCTGGGCGGACCTCCTCGACCGCCTCGCCGACATCACGGCGGCCTTCCTGAAGGTCCAGATCGAGGCCGGCGCCGGCGCCGTCCAGCTGTTCGACTCGTGGGCCGGCGCCCTCGCCCCGGCCGACTACCGCCGCTCGGTGCTCCCCGCCTCCCGGAAGGTCTTCAAGGCCGTCGAGGGATACGGCGTGCCGCGCATCCACTTCGGCGTCGGCACCGGCGAGCTCCTCGCCCCCATGAGCGAGGCCGGCGTGGACGTCATGGGCGTCGACTGGCGCGTCCCGCTCGACGAGGCCGCCCGTCGCATCGGTCCCGGCAAGGCGCTCCAGGGCAACCTCGACCCGACGGTCCTGTTCGCCTCCACGGAGGCCGTCGAGGCCAAGACCCGCGAGGTCCTCGACTCCGCGAAGGGTCTGGAGGGCCACATCTTCAACCTCGGCCACGGCGTCATGCCGAACACGCCCCCGGACGCCCTGACCCGCCTCGTGGAGTACGTCCACACGAACACCGCCCGCTGA
- a CDS encoding FAD-dependent oxidoreductase: protein MSMSDGDGNGDGRTSGTKRVTERLVVIGGDAAGMSAASQARRLRKPGELEIVAFERGNFTSYSACGIPYWVSGDVPDRDMLIARSAEEHRARDIDLRMRTEVTEIDVPGGRVRARDLETGAESWTSYDKLVIATGARPIRPSLPGVDAPGVHGVQTLDDGQALLDTLATTKGRRAVVVGAGYIGVEMAEALIKRGYEVTVVNRSREPMSTLDPDMGRLVHEAMEGLGITMVNDAEVTKVLTGDDGPVRAVATEDAEYPADVVVLGIGVRPETTLARAAGLPVGDHGGLLTDLAMRVRGHENIWAGGDCVEVLDLVSGQERHIPLGTHANKHGQVIGANAGGGYATFPGVVGTAVSKVCDLEIARTGLLEKDARRAGLRFVSVTIESTNSAGYYPGAAVMTVKMLAEHRTGRLLGVQIVGREGAAKRVDIAAVALTAAMTVEQMTALDLGYAPPFSPVWDPVLVAARKATAAVRAGTS from the coding sequence ATGAGCATGAGTGATGGCGACGGCAACGGCGACGGCCGTACGAGTGGCACGAAGCGTGTGACCGAGCGTCTGGTGGTGATCGGCGGCGACGCGGCGGGCATGTCCGCCGCGTCGCAGGCACGCCGGCTCCGGAAACCCGGCGAACTGGAGATCGTGGCGTTCGAACGCGGCAACTTCACCTCCTACTCGGCGTGCGGCATCCCCTACTGGGTGAGCGGCGACGTCCCGGACCGGGACATGCTGATCGCCCGCTCGGCCGAGGAGCACCGGGCCCGCGACATCGACCTGCGCATGCGTACGGAGGTCACGGAGATCGACGTGCCGGGCGGCCGGGTGCGCGCCCGTGACCTGGAAACGGGCGCCGAGTCATGGACGTCGTACGACAAACTGGTGATCGCCACGGGCGCCCGCCCGATCCGTCCCTCACTGCCGGGTGTCGACGCACCCGGGGTGCACGGCGTACAGACCCTGGACGACGGCCAGGCGCTCCTGGACACCCTGGCCACCACGAAGGGCCGCCGCGCGGTAGTGGTCGGCGCGGGTTACATCGGCGTGGAGATGGCCGAGGCGCTCATCAAGCGCGGCTACGAGGTGACGGTCGTCAACCGCAGCAGGGAGCCGATGTCCACGCTCGACCCGGACATGGGCCGCCTGGTGCACGAGGCGATGGAGGGTCTGGGCATCACCATGGTCAACGACGCCGAGGTCACCAAGGTGCTCACCGGCGACGACGGCCCGGTCCGCGCGGTCGCCACGGAGGACGCCGAGTACCCGGCGGACGTGGTGGTGCTCGGTATCGGCGTCCGCCCCGAGACGACGCTCGCACGGGCGGCGGGACTCCCCGTGGGCGACCACGGCGGCCTCCTCACCGACCTGGCGATGCGGGTGCGCGGGCACGAGAACATCTGGGCGGGCGGCGACTGTGTCGAGGTCCTGGACCTCGTCTCCGGCCAGGAACGGCACATCCCCCTCGGCACGCACGCCAACAAGCACGGCCAGGTCATCGGCGCGAACGCGGGCGGCGGCTACGCCACCTTCCCCGGCGTGGTCGGCACCGCCGTGAGCAAGGTCTGCGACCTGGAGATCGCCCGCACCGGCCTGCTGGAGAAGGACGCGCGCCGGGCGGGTCTCCGGTTCGTGTCGGTCACCATCGAGTCGACGAACAGCGCGGGCTACTACCCCGGCGCAGCCGTGATGACGGTGAAGATGCTCGCCGAACACCGCACGGGCCGACTCCTCGGCGTCCAGATCGTCGGCCGCGAGGGCGCGGCGAAGCGGGTGGACATCGCCGCGGTGGCCCTCACGGCAGCCATGACGGTCGAACAGATGACAGCCCTGGACCTCGGCTACGCGCCCCCGTTCTCCCCGGTCTGGGACCCCGTACTGGTAGCGGCCAGGAAAGCGACCGCAGCGGTACGCGCGGGCACTTCTTAA
- a CDS encoding alpha/beta hydrolase, translated as MRAAALYSAAGSLLLTTLAAAPADSAPGGAGLPGGPGSAEFRGSVLAAARAGAAGISFGKCPEEEELPDSLRCGTVTVPLDYAHPDGKQIKLTVSRAEATGKNPRDPEHRVERQGALVYNPGGPGASGMFFPMIGVIPEWKRIAGAYDLVGYAPRGVGRSAPLSCKDPKRFFKGPTQAPAHPSESYKMERVAEAKAYAHGCAERSGDALRHYNSLNNARDLDVLRAALGEDRLTFMGASYGTYFGALYATLFPSHVRRMVFDSAVNPDPAGIWYRNNLDQSAAFENRWADFRAWVARHDDVYGLGATPEAVLRSYDRAAAELAAEPAGGKVGPGQLQGAFLQAGYYDDYWPHRAHALSAYLKGDPQPLIDQAAPVTEAAVEAENGNAVYTAVECNDAPWPTSWRVWDRDNTRLARTAPFETWDNAWMNLPCAYWPAPRQTPLDVRTGPGELPPVLILAAERDAATPYAGALELRRRLSGSALVTERGAGTHGIAGGPNPCVNAHLDAYLLTGRLPGRNAECAPHAEPRPAAPGGRSGRPQAA; from the coding sequence ATGCGAGCTGCCGCCCTCTACTCTGCTGCCGGGTCCTTGCTGCTGACCACTCTGGCCGCCGCCCCTGCGGACAGTGCCCCGGGCGGGGCCGGCCTGCCGGGAGGCCCCGGCTCGGCCGAGTTCCGGGGTTCCGTGCTGGCCGCCGCGCGCGCCGGGGCGGCCGGTATCAGCTTCGGCAAGTGCCCGGAGGAGGAGGAACTGCCGGACAGTCTGCGCTGCGGCACCGTCACCGTGCCGCTGGACTACGCGCACCCCGACGGCAAGCAGATCAAGCTCACGGTCAGCCGGGCCGAGGCGACGGGCAAGAACCCGCGCGACCCCGAGCACAGGGTGGAACGCCAGGGCGCCCTCGTCTACAACCCGGGCGGCCCCGGCGCGTCCGGCATGTTCTTCCCGATGATCGGCGTCATCCCGGAGTGGAAGCGCATCGCGGGCGCGTACGACCTGGTCGGATACGCCCCGCGCGGGGTGGGCCGGTCGGCGCCGCTGTCCTGCAAGGACCCGAAGCGGTTCTTCAAGGGACCCACGCAGGCCCCGGCGCACCCTTCCGAGTCGTACAAGATGGAGCGCGTCGCCGAGGCGAAGGCGTACGCACACGGGTGCGCCGAGCGCTCGGGGGACGCGCTGCGCCACTACAACTCCCTCAACAACGCCCGTGACCTGGACGTTCTGCGCGCCGCGCTCGGCGAGGACCGGCTGACGTTCATGGGCGCCTCGTACGGCACGTACTTCGGGGCGCTGTACGCCACGCTGTTCCCCTCGCACGTGCGGCGGATGGTGTTCGACTCGGCGGTGAACCCGGACCCGGCCGGGATCTGGTACCGCAACAACCTCGACCAGTCGGCCGCGTTCGAGAACCGCTGGGCGGACTTCCGGGCCTGGGTCGCCCGGCACGACGACGTGTACGGACTGGGCGCCACGCCCGAGGCCGTGCTGCGGAGTTACGACAGGGCGGCGGCCGAGCTCGCCGCCGAGCCGGCCGGCGGGAAGGTGGGGCCGGGGCAGTTGCAGGGCGCGTTTCTGCAGGCCGGGTACTACGACGACTACTGGCCGCACCGCGCACACGCGCTGTCCGCCTACCTGAAGGGTGATCCGCAGCCGCTGATCGACCAGGCGGCGCCGGTGACGGAGGCTGCCGTCGAGGCGGAGAACGGCAACGCGGTCTACACGGCCGTCGAGTGCAACGACGCGCCCTGGCCGACGAGTTGGCGGGTCTGGGACCGCGACAACACGCGGCTCGCGCGCACGGCGCCCTTCGAGACCTGGGACAACGCGTGGATGAACCTGCCGTGCGCCTACTGGCCGGCGCCCCGTCAGACGCCCCTCGACGTGCGGACCGGGCCGGGTGAACTGCCGCCGGTGCTGATCCTGGCGGCCGAACGGGACGCGGCGACACCGTACGCGGGCGCCCTCGAACTGCGGCGCCGGCTGTCCGGCTCGGCCCTGGTGACCGAACGGGGCGCGGGCACGCACGGCATCGCGGGCGGCCCGAACCCATGCGTGAACGCCCACCTGGACGCGTATCTGCTGACGGGCCGCCTGCCGGGGCGGAACGCGGAGTGCGCCCCGCACGCCGAGCCGCGGCCCGCGGCCCCGGGCGGCCGTTCCGGCCGGCCACAGGCGGCCTGA